The following coding sequences lie in one Polluticoccus soli genomic window:
- a CDS encoding Hsp20/alpha crystallin family protein: MKRDLEKSGKQKGLFDPFRDFFDFDNLMPTWGRRGNDMPAVNVAEDDKSYTVDVVAPGFKKEDFHVDVENDMLTISAETHSEPTIETKSNNRHYTRREYNYSSFTRSFRLPDNAKDDKISARYENGVLKLDIPKSEEQSRTSKDIPIR, encoded by the coding sequence ATGAAACGCGATCTTGAAAAATCGGGTAAACAAAAAGGCTTATTTGATCCTTTTAGGGATTTTTTTGATTTTGATAATCTTATGCCGACATGGGGGCGACGAGGAAACGATATGCCGGCTGTGAATGTAGCAGAAGATGATAAGTCCTATACAGTTGACGTCGTTGCACCCGGGTTCAAAAAAGAGGATTTTCATGTCGACGTGGAAAACGATATGTTGACTATTAGCGCTGAAACACATTCGGAGCCAACGATTGAGACTAAGAGCAATAACCGACATTATACCAGGCGGGAATATAATTACAGCTCGTTCACCCGATCGTTCCGATTGCCCGATAACGCTAAAGACGACAAAATATCGGCCCGTTATGAAAATGGCGTGCTAAAGCTAGATATACCTAAGAGTGAGGAACAATCAAGAACTTCCAAAGACATACCGATAAGATAA
- a CDS encoding TIGR02594 family protein — translation MLPAKYSFMEQVGALPKLIVASLNYIGLKEYPGASSNNPVIMNMAKDLGVSNIYKNDEMAWCALYMSHLCKITDKPMPFTGYDILRAKSFEHWGNTSPKPSLGDVLVFKRPAGSHVGLYVAESNKTFFVLGGNQSNSVSFTEIDKSRLTAARRFYATAPPASVKQYIITSSGVVSRDED, via the coding sequence ATGCTACCCGCCAAGTACTCATTCATGGAGCAAGTCGGTGCTCTGCCCAAACTAATTGTGGCCTCGCTGAACTACATCGGTCTTAAAGAATATCCCGGAGCCAGCAGCAACAACCCGGTCATTATGAATATGGCCAAAGACCTGGGCGTCTCCAATATTTACAAAAACGATGAAATGGCCTGGTGTGCGCTGTACATGAGCCACCTATGCAAGATCACGGACAAGCCGATGCCTTTTACGGGTTATGATATCTTAAGAGCCAAAAGTTTTGAACACTGGGGCAACACAAGTCCAAAACCCTCATTGGGAGACGTACTGGTGTTCAAACGTCCTGCAGGATCTCACGTCGGGCTGTACGTTGCTGAAAGCAATAAGACATTTTTTGTTCTCGGTGGCAACCAGTCAAATTCGGTCAGTTTTACCGAGATCGACAAAAGCCGTTTAACCGCTGCACGCAGGTTTTATGCGACCGCCCCTCCAGCTTCGGTGAAACAGTATATAATAACAAGTAGCGGAGTTGTGTCGCGCGACGAGGATTAA
- a CDS encoding Na+/H+ antiporter, translated as MQGQLFQFVYLILAIVGLVMVANRLKIAYPIVLVLGGLLLSFTARFPKIVIDPHIMFFVFLPPLLYQAAWETSWKEFWRWRRVITSLAFPIVIITATIIAFTSTAIIPGFTLALGFLLGGIISPPDAISATTIMRQVQAPRSLVSIAEGESLLNDASSLIIFRFAVAAVITGQFNFGEAAGSFVLVIIMGALIGIAIGYLFYFIHRYLPTSPSMDIVLTLITPYSMYYVAETMHFSGVLAVVCGGLLLSGKRQTILSYRSRIEATNVWMSMVFVMNGLVFLLIGLQLPYIVDQLGAISLNAAIGYGLAVSGILIATRFVCSFGSVLFTRFAAKFITVADPNPGWKAPVILGWAGMRGVVSLAAAMSIPLVVAGGEAFPFRDLILFITFVVILITLVVQGLTLPWLMRQIKIDDKFSTIPENKQELIIQRELARRSLHYLEEKNGSDCYTNENLANLHDRLRIDVRLLRLEMTEREIEEEKTIKKYQEAYLDLLNFQRNLLKEINQRAEFDEDLIRKYMTLVDVEEYKLRERIGVRGGLR; from the coding sequence ATGCAAGGCCAGTTATTCCAGTTCGTCTATCTCATCCTGGCAATTGTCGGGCTGGTGATGGTAGCCAACAGGTTGAAGATCGCTTACCCGATAGTGTTAGTGTTGGGTGGGCTGTTGCTTAGCTTCACAGCCAGGTTCCCGAAGATCGTGATTGATCCACATATCATGTTCTTCGTTTTCCTGCCGCCGCTGCTATACCAGGCCGCGTGGGAAACATCGTGGAAGGAGTTCTGGCGATGGCGACGTGTAATTACCAGCCTGGCCTTTCCTATCGTTATCATTACTGCAACTATTATTGCTTTTACATCTACTGCCATCATTCCGGGTTTCACGCTGGCGTTAGGTTTTTTGCTCGGGGGTATCATATCACCTCCCGATGCCATTTCGGCAACTACCATTATGCGGCAGGTACAAGCACCGCGGTCGCTGGTGAGTATTGCAGAAGGTGAAAGCCTGCTGAACGACGCTTCTTCGCTTATTATCTTCCGGTTTGCCGTGGCAGCTGTCATTACAGGGCAGTTCAACTTTGGCGAGGCGGCAGGAAGTTTTGTGCTGGTCATTATTATGGGGGCATTGATCGGTATTGCCATCGGTTACCTATTCTATTTTATACATCGCTACCTGCCTACATCGCCCTCCATGGACATCGTGCTGACGCTGATTACTCCGTATAGTATGTACTATGTGGCGGAGACAATGCATTTTTCAGGTGTATTGGCCGTTGTGTGCGGGGGCTTGCTTTTGTCGGGCAAGCGGCAAACCATACTGAGCTACCGCAGCCGTATAGAAGCCACCAATGTGTGGATGAGTATGGTGTTCGTGATGAACGGGCTGGTCTTTTTGCTTATCGGTCTGCAGTTGCCTTACATAGTTGACCAGTTGGGCGCCATTAGTCTGAACGCTGCCATCGGGTATGGACTGGCTGTATCGGGCATACTGATAGCTACACGTTTTGTCTGCAGCTTTGGTAGTGTTTTGTTTACGAGATTCGCTGCAAAGTTTATTACCGTAGCCGATCCCAACCCCGGGTGGAAAGCGCCGGTGATACTGGGATGGGCAGGTATGCGCGGGGTGGTATCTCTGGCTGCGGCCATGTCCATTCCGTTGGTGGTGGCTGGGGGAGAGGCGTTTCCCTTCCGCGATCTGATCCTGTTCATCACCTTCGTCGTCATTTTAATAACGCTGGTTGTTCAAGGACTCACGCTGCCCTGGCTGATGCGACAGATCAAGATCGATGATAAATTCAGCACCATACCTGAGAATAAACAAGAGCTGATCATACAACGCGAACTGGCGAGGCGTTCGCTGCATTACCTCGAAGAAAAGAATGGCTCCGATTGTTATACCAACGAAAACCTGGCTAACCTGCACGACCGGCTCCGCATTGATGTAAGACTATTGCGGTTGGAGATGACAGAGCGGGAGATAGAGGAAGAGAAGACAATAAAAAAATACCAGGAAGCCTACCTCGATCTGCTGAACTTTCAGCGCAACCTCCTGAAGGAAATTAACCAGCGCGCTGAATTTGACGAAGACCTGATACGTAAATACATGACGCTGGTGGATGTGGAAGAATATAAACTGCGTGAGCGGATAGGTGTGAGGGGAGGGTTGCGGTAG
- the glyA gene encoding serine hydroxymethyltransferase: MQRDTAIFELIHEEMERQRRGLELIASENFTSMQVMQAMGNVMTNKYAEGYPGRRYYGGCEVVDKSEQLAIDRIKQVFGVDYANVQPHSGAQANAAVMLACLQPGDTILGLDLSMGGHLTHGSPVNFSGKLYNAVHYGVTKEEGTIDYDHLEKQAIEHKPKMIICGASAYSRDWDYARIRAVADKVGALVMADIAHPAGLIAKGHLRSPFDDCHFVTSTTHKTLRGPRGGIILMKQDFENPWGVKGPKGETRMMSALIDLAVFPGTQGGPLEHVIAAKAVSFFEILQDEYMDYTKQVIKNAQAISKAFTDKGYHIVSGGTDNHLLLIDLRNKGISGKKAENTLVQADITLNKNMVPFDDKSPFVTSGIRVGVPAVTTRGLKEEHMPQIAEWLDKVLMAPDNNDVINRVKNEVNEFMKAFPLYPEW, encoded by the coding sequence ATGCAACGCGATACCGCCATATTTGAACTGATACATGAAGAAATGGAGCGCCAGCGCCGCGGCCTGGAACTGATAGCTTCTGAAAACTTCACCAGCATGCAGGTAATGCAGGCTATGGGCAACGTAATGACCAACAAGTACGCTGAGGGTTACCCGGGTCGTCGCTACTACGGTGGCTGCGAAGTGGTAGACAAGAGCGAACAACTGGCCATCGACCGTATCAAACAAGTATTCGGGGTTGACTATGCCAACGTACAACCGCACAGTGGCGCGCAAGCCAATGCAGCAGTGATGCTGGCCTGCCTGCAACCGGGCGATACTATCCTCGGTCTCGACCTGAGCATGGGTGGCCACCTGACGCACGGCTCTCCGGTTAACTTCTCGGGCAAACTGTACAACGCTGTACATTATGGCGTTACCAAAGAAGAAGGAACAATTGACTACGACCACCTGGAAAAACAGGCGATCGAACATAAACCTAAAATGATCATCTGCGGCGCGTCTGCTTATAGCCGCGACTGGGATTATGCCCGCATCCGTGCAGTAGCCGACAAAGTCGGCGCACTGGTGATGGCGGATATCGCCCACCCTGCCGGCCTGATCGCTAAAGGCCACCTGCGCAGCCCATTCGATGATTGTCATTTCGTGACCAGCACCACACACAAAACGCTGCGCGGTCCTCGCGGTGGTATCATCCTGATGAAACAGGATTTCGAAAATCCATGGGGCGTGAAAGGTCCAAAGGGCGAGACCCGCATGATGAGTGCCCTGATAGACCTAGCAGTTTTCCCAGGTACACAAGGCGGCCCGCTGGAACATGTGATCGCAGCCAAGGCTGTATCATTCTTCGAGATACTGCAGGACGAGTACATGGATTACACAAAGCAGGTTATCAAAAACGCGCAGGCCATTTCTAAAGCTTTTACCGATAAGGGATATCATATTGTATCAGGTGGTACCGACAATCACCTGCTCCTCATCGACCTTCGCAACAAAGGCATCAGCGGCAAAAAAGCCGAGAACACCCTCGTTCAGGCCGACATTACCCTGAACAAGAACATGGTGCCTTTCGACGACAAATCCCCATTCGTTACTTCCGGCATCCGTGTAGGTGTGCCCGCAGTTACAACTCGTGGCCTGAAAGAAGAACACATGCCGCAAATAGCAGAATGGCTGGACAAAGTGCTAATGGCTCCTGATAATAATGACGTTATAAATAGAGTTAAAAACGAAGTGAACGAGTTCATGAAAGCATTCCCGCTCTATCCAGAGTGGTAG
- a CDS encoding CsbD family protein encodes MKPRDFITEWEQAKMKLKSQYPHLTEDDLEYQIGKEEELLQRLEKKTGKTRDEITKWLHIMG; translated from the coding sequence ATGAAACCGAGGGATTTTATTACAGAATGGGAACAGGCAAAAATGAAATTGAAAAGTCAGTATCCCCACCTGACCGAAGATGACCTTGAATACCAGATAGGTAAAGAAGAAGAACTACTGCAGCGCCTGGAGAAGAAGACCGGCAAGACACGTGATGAGATCACTAAGTGGCTGCATATAATGGGCTAG
- a CDS encoding YdeI/OmpD-associated family protein codes for MKPLVDDNFLLERFEGKGGWTYARIPQVARPADTPLGWVRVKGTIDDFELKKYHLAPMSGGGLFLPVKAEVRKKIKKEAGDKVHIILYPDTDVLEIPAELELCLHDEPKALAFFNKLSESQRKYYINWIYSAKKEETRVNRLAQTISRLQQGLKMYDKTDED; via the coding sequence ATGAAACCACTCGTTGACGATAACTTTCTTTTGGAGCGCTTTGAGGGCAAAGGTGGCTGGACCTATGCCCGCATACCGCAGGTAGCCCGGCCGGCCGATACCCCTTTAGGCTGGGTGCGGGTGAAGGGAACCATCGACGATTTTGAACTGAAGAAATACCACCTGGCTCCCATGAGCGGCGGCGGACTGTTCCTGCCGGTGAAAGCCGAGGTAAGGAAGAAGATAAAAAAGGAAGCCGGCGACAAGGTGCATATAATATTATATCCCGACACCGATGTACTGGAGATACCGGCCGAACTGGAACTGTGCCTGCACGACGAACCCAAAGCACTCGCATTTTTCAACAAGCTCTCCGAAAGCCAGCGCAAGTACTACATCAACTGGATCTACTCGGCCAAAAAAGAAGAGACCCGGGTGAACCGCCTGGCCCAAACCATCAGCCGCCTGCAGCAAGGCCTGAAGATGTACGACAAAACCGACGAAGATTGA